The following proteins are encoded in a genomic region of Drosophila willistoni isolate 14030-0811.24 chromosome 3R, UCI_dwil_1.1, whole genome shotgun sequence:
- the LOC6649495 gene encoding tRNA pseudouridine synthase A yields MLIVKAVRWVIGPSLRCKSFAAAMSEALDKFDADAAAKKAAKDEGVKEAQRLKRTLKRKKWVDWNDQDTEDGKRRATDPAFERIKRKKSAILLSYCGANYFGMQRNPGMQTIEEELFKVMLKHKWITEDSFEQVQIACFQRAARTDKGVSAARQVCSVKLPDDLDLKAFNEDLPEQIRLFGVERVTKGFNAKDQCNARTYTYTLPTVAFAPCQSESDKEAQPPEEQSTYCISPEHLQKVRETLQLYEGTKNFHNFTSKKNFLDPSAKRFIMLFSCSDPFKSPQGIEFVTLKVKGQSFMLHQIRKMVGLAIAIVRGNTTTSTLERALTEERLDLPMAPGLGLVLDTVHYERYNDRYGTDGIHNPLTWAAQEAEVSEFVERQIFSQIYKTEAEEKNMLDWISTLHYHSYDTRRDDAPPPPPPNAKRKGNTTQDDGEE; encoded by the exons ATGCTTATTGTTAAGGCAG TCCGTTGGGTAATCGGCCCTTCTTTACGTTGTAAATCTTTTGCCGCAGCCATGTCGGAAGCTCTGGACAAATTTGATGCGGATGCTGCCGCCAAAAAAGCAGCCAAAGATGAAGGCGTCAAGGAAGCGCAGCGCTTAAAACGTAcattaaaaaggaaaaagtgGGTGGACTGGAATGACCAGGACACCGAGGATGGCAAACGTCGGGCAACAGATCCTGCCTTTGAAAGGATTAAGCGAAAGAAAAGCGCCATTTTGCTGAGCTATTGCGGAGCCAATTATTTTGGTATGCAGCGTAATCCGGGCATGCAGACCATTGAGGAGGAGCTCTTTAAAGTCATGTTGAAGCACAAATGGATAACTGAGGATAGCTTTGAGCAGGTGCAAATCGCCTGCTTTCAACGAGCCGCCCGCACCGACAAAGGTGTGTCTGCTGCTCGACAGGTGTGCTCCGTCAAATTGC CTGACGATTTGGACCTGAAGGCTTTCAATGAGGATTTACCCGAACAGATTCGTTTATTTGGTGTGGAGCGTGTGACAAAGGGATTTAATGCAAAGGATCAATGTAATGCACGAACTTATACTTATACCCTGCCAACAGTAGCATTTGCTCCATGCCAGTCTGAAAGCGACAAGGAGGCGCAACCTCCGGAGGAACAGTCTACTTATTGCATTTCGCCCGAGCATCTACAGAAGGTTAGAGAGACACTTCAACTCTATGAGGGCACAAAGAACTTTCACAATTTTACCAGTAAAAA AAACTTTTTGGATCCCTCGGCGAAGCGGTTTATCATGCTTTTCAGCTGCAGCGATCCGTTTAAGAGTCCCCAAGGCATTGAGTTCGTCACGCTAAAGGTAAAGGGTCAAAGTTTCATGTTGCACCAAATCCGTAAAATGGTAGGTTTGGCCATAGCCATAGTGAGGGGGAACACGACAACTAGCACCTTGGAGCGTGCACTTACCGAAGAGCGTTTAGATTTGCCAATGGCCCCGGGTCTTGGCTTAGTTTTGGATACTGTGCACTATGAACGTTACAACGATCGTTATGGCACGGATGGCATACATAATCCCTTAACATGGGCGGCCCAGGAAGCTGAGGTAAGTGAGTTCGTGGAACGACAAATCTTTAGTCAGATTTACAAGACCGAAGCTGAGGAAAAGAATATGCTGGATTGGATAAGCACCTTGCACTATCATTCATATGACACCCGGCGGGATGAtgcgccaccaccaccacctccaAATGCCAAACGGAAAGGCAATACAACCCAAGATGATGGTGAAGAGTAG